TTGGGCGGCCCAGGGCCGCGGCGGGCGGGCAGAAGTCGTAGGGATAGCGGTATGAGCGGCTGGCGTTGCCGACGTGCTCCCAAACGATTTCCTTCTCGGGCGTCACTTCAAACGCCCGCCGCTCCTGCGACGAGCAGATCAGCGTGTACCCGTTGCAGCAGCGCTCGGGCTTGTAGAGCGTCATGCCGATGGGATAGGCGGTAAGCATGCCGGGATTATAGGCTGCCCCCACCCGTCTGGGCCAGCACTGGTGGCTATGGCCGGCCACTGGTGCGGAGGAATGTGTTTGGGTACACTTTGCCAGCCGTGCCGCGGCATGATTTCTTCGGGGAGCATGGGCGAGACGCCCATGCCACACAGACGCGCGGGCGAGACGCCCGCGATACGGGAAGGATGCTTGCATCTGCGATTGCGAAGGGCATAATTGAACGCCCCGGGGACATGGCGGCTGGGCGACGGCCGCCACGGCACCTGGGCAAATTAGATCGTATCCTGACTAGATACCAAAGGAGACCATCATGAAGCTTGGCGTGATGTCGGCGTGTTTCGGCGGTATGGAACTTAAGGACGCCCTGGCGTACTGCCAGAAGGTCGGGCTCGACGCCATCGAGCTGCCGGCCGGCGGGTACCCCGGCGACCCGTGGAAGCTCTCGGGCGTACACAAGAACAAGGCCCGCCTGGCCGAGCTCAAGAAGATGGTCGCAGGCGCCGGCCTGGTCGTGCAGGGCATCGCCGTGCATGGCAACCCGGTCAGCCCCGACAAGAAACTCGCCAAGGCCCACGCCGACGCCCATCGCAACGCCGTGCTGCTGGCGGCCGAGTTCAACACCGTCGTGATCAACTTCTCGGGCTGCCCCGGCGGCTCGCCGACGGACAAGACGCCCAACTTCATCACCTGCCCGTGGCCGGATGAGTTCGCGGCGGCCTCGAAGTACCAGTGGGACAAGGTCATCATCCCCTTCTGGAAGAAGGAGAACGATTTCGCCGCCAAGGCCGGCGTGAAGATCGCCTTCGAGGCGCACCCGGGCATGGTGCTGCACAATCCCGAAGACATCGTCCGCCTGCGCAATGCCGCCGGCAAGGCCCTGGGCGCCAACCTCGACCCGAGCCACTTCTTCTGGCAGGGGATCGACCCGGTCGAGTCGGCCCGCTACCTGGGCGAGAACAAGTGCATCTTCCACGTTCACGCCAAGGACTGCTGGATCAACCCGGCCGCCCGCGGCACGTGCGGCAACCTGGACGTCAAGAGCTACGGCGATGTCAAGAACCGCGGCTGGGTCTTCCGCACCGTCGGCTACGGCCACGGCGACGAGTTCTGGAAGCCGTTCATGGAAATGCTCCGCCTGTACGACTACGACGGCGTGATCTCGATCGAGCACGAAGACTCGCTGATGAGCATGGGCGAAGGCTTCGAGAAGGCTGTCAATTACCTCAAGGGCCTGATCATCCGCGATAAGGTCGGCAAGGCGTGGTGGTTCTAGCGGCGAAGCCGCTAGAGCGGGAGAGCGGAGAAAGTAGAGAGTTGAGGCGGCCGGATAGGTCCCGATTCAAACCAGGCCGCTCTTCCGCGGTCTACTTTCTCCTCTCTACTTTCCGGGATGCCCGGTGCCGTGGCGGGAGCCCAAAGGGCGACAGCCACGACGAAGCAGCGACAACAGGCGGCGGGTCGAGCATCACTCGGCCCGCCGCTTCTCTGTATAATAATGATGCGGGAGTTCATCATGCGCAAGACTGTCACGCTCAAGCTCGATAATCACGTTTACGAACTGTTTCGCTCCGCCGCGCGAGCACAGGGGCAAACGGTTTCGCAATTCATTATCGATGCGGCCTTGTCACATCTTGATGACTTCGACGCGGAGATGGAGGAGATTCTCTCGGACACCAAACTCCTGAAGCGCCTCAAGAAGGGTTCGCGAGATGGGTGTGCGCTGAGGGGCAAGTTCGTTGATTGAGCCTCATAAAGAACGCTCGCAGTATTCGGCGAGTTAGCATATTCTTCTGTGGTCGTACCGGGGCCGGCCAGGAGCCGGCGCCGGCTAACTGAAAGGGAACGCCATGAATGCGTTGCAGCTTCGTCGTTCGTCGGGCAAGGCCGCTGGGTGGATCATTGCCCTGGTGGTCATCGCCCTTATCGTCCTGTCGGCGGTGATGTACTACATCTCGACGTACAACACGCTGGTGAAGCTGGACGAGGGCGTCAAGAGCGCGTGGGGCGATGTCGAGACGACCTACCAGCGCCGCATGGACCTGATCCCCAACCTCGTCTCGACGGTCAAGGGCTATGCCGACTTCGAGAAGTCGACGCTGACGGCCGTCATCGAGGCCCGCG
Above is a genomic segment from Planctomycetaceae bacterium containing:
- a CDS encoding sugar phosphate isomerase/epimerase, whose protein sequence is MKLGVMSACFGGMELKDALAYCQKVGLDAIELPAGGYPGDPWKLSGVHKNKARLAELKKMVAGAGLVVQGIAVHGNPVSPDKKLAKAHADAHRNAVLLAAEFNTVVINFSGCPGGSPTDKTPNFITCPWPDEFAAASKYQWDKVIIPFWKKENDFAAKAGVKIAFEAHPGMVLHNPEDIVRLRNAAGKALGANLDPSHFFWQGIDPVESARYLGENKCIFHVHAKDCWINPAARGTCGNLDVKSYGDVKNRGWVFRTVGYGHGDEFWKPFMEMLRLYDYDGVISIEHEDSLMSMGEGFEKAVNYLKGLIIRDKVGKAWWF
- a CDS encoding DUF1778 domain-containing protein, producing MRKTVTLKLDNHVYELFRSAARAQGQTVSQFIIDAALSHLDDFDAEMEEILSDTKLLKRLKKGSRDGCALRGKFVD